CACATACTGGTTGGCCAGGACCGCGCCGATTGGATAGTTGAGCAACACAGAATAATTAGGCATAGGCCTGCCATCGTCGTGGCGTGAGATGACAGTGCGGGAGACCGAGTACAGGATTCGCTTGGACAGAGGGGCATTCGGCATGCGGAAGTAGCGCGGATCCTGATGGAACAGGACGGGGAATGCAAAGGCTCCAAAGAACTGACCCGTCACGTCCTGTAAGTAGCTGACGCCGACAGATTTGCCGAATCCCTTAAAGCCAGGGCCGTAGGCAGAGTGGGAGTCGGCGGCCACCGAGATGGCCGATATCCCAACGATGGTGACGAAGTTAGCGGGGTCGGCGAGATCGTGAAGCGCGAGGTAGCCCTTCTCCTGCCAGGTCATGGGGATGATGATGTTCGTACCGAGAAACTTTTGATAGGGATAGATGAGGTTGCTGCAGGACTTGGGGACCTCATCCAGACGATGTGGATTGTAGTAGACGACCTTCATGGCGCGAAAGGCGTTGCAGGGCTTTATCCCATCGCCGGTCTGCTGGAAGGAACTCTGGGCTACGGCGACGACGTCGCTTTGAGCTGCATCGACTACGCTTGGAGCGTCGGGAAGATCGTCTGAGGTTGATTCGGAGATGCTGGCGACTGTCGTCGGGGATGCCGGGATCGCCTCCTGCGGATGTGCCATCGCAGCAACCAGCAGCAACGTCATCGCTAGCAACCAACGCATGCTTAAGCGATCCCAATCGATGTCATGGTCCGGCCATCCCATTCCAGTAAGATCACTCAGGCTTCTTAAGGTGAGCCGCCACCAGCGCCTGGTTCAGAAACTCAGTGACAACATAGCCGAAGGCCGAGCCCCCGACCGACGTCCCGAAGGTCTCCATCGTCTGACCAAAGCCGCGGTTCCGCTCGGGATAATAGGCGTTGGTTAGAGCTGAACCTAGCAGATTGCCAGCAAGAAGCGAGAAGTTGACGCTTGAGTGTCCGCTGTCAGTCCTGGTGATGAGCGAACGGCTTGCCGCGTACACGACACGTTTCGCGGCATTATGTTCCGGACCCAGTTCGAAGTACCGGGGATCTTCATGCAGAAGAGGAGCGAACAGAGAGACGCTGAAGATGCTCTCGGAGACGTTGCGGAGTGCGGTTGCGCCAAGCCGTTCGCCGAACGCTGCTTTGTCCGTGCCGTAGTTCGGGCTGCCGTCGACCAGATGGCTGTACCCCGCGGAGGTTGACCATCCGAGAATGGAAAATATCGACATCGACTCCTTAAAACCAAGTACGACTTTACCGTGAGAACTAAGAGGATGTGACGTCTCTCCAGGCAAGATGGTCATGTCGCGACGCGTCGGCAGGCTGATGTCGTAGTTCGTCGACATTGGGTTGACGAATCCCGCGAGTTCATTGCTCGAACTGGATTCGTCCACAGAGGTGCCATTGCTATAGAACCCTGGTGCGTTTGGCAGAGTGAGCATGGCCTCTGCAGTGGAAGATTTTGGAAGATCTAATTGCGCCATCGACGAGGTAGCCAGGGAAACGAACAAAACAAGGCCGGTCAGGGCTGTGATTTTGGTGGAGAATATCCGGAAGCTGGAACGTGCTCGTGCAATAGTCAAAAAAACTCCCTTATAAACTGCAGCTCTGCCACTTAGAGAAGGCCGGGCGGCTTCATGAGGTCAACAAATTATCATGAACGTTTTGCCTAGGTATAACGGACGCAGGAACGTTAGAGCAAGTTATATCTGCCCGGCCCGCGGAGCAGATCCCGTCGTTACCATCCCGGCACGTTGATGGGATGAGCGTTGACGCTTGCGTTTTCCGCGTCATCTAATCAAATGGTAGAGGTGCGCACATGGCAGCCGAAGAGCCGAAACGACCGTGGGAGCAGCAGTTGAGGGATGCGGCGACACATCTTGAGACGGACCTGAAGAACGTTGTGAAGTACATCAACGATGAGGTAGTACCGGGCGTGCGCCGCAATAGCTCCGACGCTCTGCGAACGGCGGCGGCAGAGCTCCACAAGCTTGCATCGCGAATGGACGACCACGCGCAACGGTCGTCTGCTCCCCCGCCGCCACAACCAAAAGACTCGCCGAAGCCGTGATGAAAGTCCGGCTTGGCACGGCCGTAGTGTTGTCGGCGTGCGCGCTGGCGATCTGCGGCTGTCATAAAGAGACAACACGAGCGTACCGGCCACCGCCTCCACCTTCCACGATGACGGCCTCAAACCACGGCAAAAACTCTCGCTCCTCGCGAACCAACCCAACCGCAGACGGGGCTGCTGCTGAGATCTCACCCCCGCCTGCTCCGGTCCCAGGCAATTTGGGCAAGCCTGTCTCAAGCGAGGTCGGACTGGCCAGTTGGTACGGGCCTCCCTATGCTGGCCGAAAAGGCGCTGACGGCACCGTCTATGACCAGAACGCGATGACCGCCGCGCACCTCACCCTGCCCATGGGAACGATGGTGCGTGTCACCAATCTGACCAATAACGAATCCGTCGTCGTGAAGATCACCGACCGCGGGCCCTTCGTGCATGGCCGCATCATCGATCTGTCCCTCGCGGCAGCCAAGGCGACCGGAGTCTATCGTGCCGGCGTCGCCAGAGTTAAGGTGGAGGCGTTCGCCGCTCCGTTTCGCGCCAACGCTGATCCCGGCGGCCATTGGTGCGTGCAGGTCGGAGCGTTCGCGCGAGAGTCTGACGCCGTGAAGCTGAAAGAAGAGATGATGCGGCGCTACGCCACCGCCAAGGTGATCGAGTTCCCCGGGCCGACAGGACACTGGGTCAGGATCAGTCCGAAGTTCCCCAACAAGACCAACGCGACTGAGGTCGCCGACAGCATTCACCCCAAGGATCCCGCCGCCGCACCCTATCTGATTCGAACCGACTAGCGAGGTAGCGCTCAGGCGAGGAAGCATTGCCCGGCAAACTCTACCTGCCAGGCAGCGCAGGCGGCTCGTAGTACGGAAGCTTCTGCTGCTCCAGT
The nucleotide sequence above comes from Tunturibacter empetritectus. Encoded proteins:
- a CDS encoding septal ring lytic transglycosylase RlpA family protein, which produces MKVRLGTAVVLSACALAICGCHKETTRAYRPPPPPSTMTASNHGKNSRSSRTNPTADGAAAEISPPPAPVPGNLGKPVSSEVGLASWYGPPYAGRKGADGTVYDQNAMTAAHLTLPMGTMVRVTNLTNNESVVVKITDRGPFVHGRIIDLSLAAAKATGVYRAGVARVKVEAFAAPFRANADPGGHWCVQVGAFARESDAVKLKEEMMRRYATAKVIEFPGPTGHWVRISPKFPNKTNATEVADSIHPKDPAAAPYLIRTD